A genomic region of Clostridiaceae bacterium contains the following coding sequences:
- a CDS encoding glycosyltransferase, with amino-acid sequence MKNNASYRKRKLNVLHLLNYPGKGGSERYILSLAEGLHNKNCTFYVAYSQKGPMLKELRSMGIEAVRLPMLCPYDLKAALGVKKICAEKSIDVIHTHFLRENYIGILSAIAGNKVPVINTVHMLQPKNLITGLINSIVTRRDSEIIAVSNAVKNQLIKEGVDASKIKVIYNGVDVNYWSSGKSRLKVREELGIGSGDFVVCSVARFSEEKGHMFLMETIKYFKKLIEHQGNKEELNRKIWFLLSGDGELFFQCKKFTEMAGISDDVIFTGYRDNIKEILHASDLFVSHSKSEALGISILEAMACGLPVISTNSGGPAEIINEDSNCGKIVEYGDVEGFAEGILELMRDKKKYDMYSKNSYNTVKNKFSLDRMVTETYNLYRAAVAKNEIPLPT; translated from the coding sequence TTGAAGAATAATGCTTCATACAGAAAAAGAAAATTAAATGTGCTGCACTTATTAAACTATCCTGGGAAAGGTGGTTCGGAAAGATATATACTGTCTTTAGCTGAGGGTCTGCATAATAAAAACTGTACTTTTTATGTGGCATACTCCCAGAAAGGGCCTATGCTTAAAGAATTAAGAAGTATGGGTATTGAAGCTGTCAGACTTCCTATGTTATGTCCCTATGATTTAAAGGCTGCATTGGGAGTTAAAAAAATCTGCGCTGAAAAATCTATTGATGTAATTCATACACATTTTTTGAGAGAAAATTATATAGGAATATTATCTGCGATAGCCGGAAATAAAGTTCCGGTTATTAACACAGTACATATGCTCCAACCGAAGAACCTTATTACCGGTTTGATTAATTCTATTGTCACCCGCAGGGATAGTGAAATAATAGCCGTAAGCAATGCTGTTAAGAATCAGCTTATTAAGGAAGGTGTTGATGCTTCTAAGATAAAAGTTATTTATAATGGTGTAGATGTAAATTACTGGTCTTCCGGTAAGTCTCGGTTAAAAGTAAGAGAAGAACTGGGTATTGGAAGCGGAGATTTTGTAGTTTGCTCCGTTGCAAGGTTTTCAGAAGAAAAGGGCCATATGTTCCTGATGGAAACAATTAAATATTTTAAAAAGTTGATAGAACATCAGGGAAATAAGGAAGAATTAAATAGGAAAATTTGGTTCCTTCTTTCCGGAGATGGAGAATTGTTTTTTCAGTGCAAAAAATTCACCGAAATGGCAGGAATATCAGATGATGTAATTTTTACCGGATACAGAGATAATATAAAAGAAATACTGCATGCCAGTGATTTATTTGTTTCCCATTCAAAGAGTGAAGCTCTTGGAATTTCAATTCTCGAGGCTATGGCTTGCGGTCTGCCTGTAATATCCACCAATTCAGGGGGTCCGGCGGAAATAATAAATGAAGACAGTAATTGCGGTAAAATTGTAGAATATGGTGATGTGGAGGGCTTTGCTGAAGGAATTTTGGAATTGATGAGAGATAAAAAGAAATATGATATGTATAGTAAAAATTCATATAATACTGTAAAAAATAAATTTAGTCTTGATAGAATGGTGACAGAAACTTATAATCTATATAGAGCTGCAGTTGCAAAAAATGAAATTCCACTTCCCACTTAA
- a CDS encoding NAD(P)H-hydrate dehydratase: protein MKVATPKQMNQIDRISIEQFGIPGIVLMENAASCVVNEISSFIGQLPGKRVIVLAGKGNNGGDAFAVARKLFNKGAEIRLFVTAKKEEITGDAAINISIVEKIDIEYVEIISEEQLDLLKDSLNHGDLVVDGLLGTGLKGNVTGIVAKIIDLVNFSRLPVIAIDIPSGINGETGKVMGVAVKAHRTVTFGLPKPGLLIHPGCEYTGKLVTADIGIPRKVVDSMNIKLNTIEESLVSKILPLRLPDTNKGNYGRIFVIGGSNGMTGAGGLTAASALRAGAGLVYLGLPSLIANKYNPPLLEIITIPIEDNKSGYFTKDGIPTVVKQMENMTVTVIGPGLSTKGDAVELLDAIAEHAKMPIIIDADGLNALALNLNILKKLKVPTVITPHPGEMSRLTGISVQEVQNNRIDITRDFAAKWKVITVLKGSRTIVALPDGEAYINLTGNPGMATAGSGDVLTGIIAGLIGQGIKPEEAAIAGVYLHGFAGDRVADVKGIYGLIASDIINELPYAIKAVKEGT, encoded by the coding sequence GTGAAGGTAGCCACCCCCAAACAAATGAATCAAATTGACAGGATATCTATTGAGCAATTCGGAATACCAGGAATTGTACTTATGGAAAATGCAGCTTCCTGTGTTGTAAATGAGATTTCATCATTTATAGGTCAATTGCCTGGTAAGAGAGTTATAGTACTGGCAGGAAAAGGTAATAATGGCGGAGATGCCTTTGCTGTAGCCAGAAAGCTATTTAATAAGGGAGCAGAAATCAGGCTTTTTGTTACAGCAAAGAAAGAGGAAATTACAGGAGATGCTGCAATAAATATAAGTATAGTAGAAAAAATAGACATTGAGTATGTAGAGATTATTTCAGAAGAACAGTTAGATCTGTTAAAAGATAGTTTAAATCATGGAGATTTGGTAGTAGATGGTTTGCTCGGAACAGGTTTAAAAGGTAATGTAACCGGAATTGTTGCAAAGATAATTGATCTGGTAAATTTTTCGAGATTACCTGTAATCGCCATAGATATACCTTCAGGTATAAATGGTGAAACAGGAAAAGTAATGGGTGTGGCTGTTAAAGCTCACAGAACAGTTACTTTCGGGCTTCCAAAACCGGGTTTGCTGATACATCCCGGTTGTGAATATACAGGCAAACTGGTGACTGCTGATATCGGAATACCTCGCAAAGTTGTTGACAGCATGAATATTAAATTAAATACCATTGAGGAAAGCCTTGTTTCTAAAATATTGCCTTTAAGGCTTCCTGACACTAATAAAGGGAACTATGGCAGAATTTTTGTAATTGGCGGTTCCAACGGCATGACGGGAGCAGGGGGACTTACAGCAGCCAGTGCTTTAAGAGCAGGGGCAGGGCTGGTATATTTAGGGCTTCCCTCATTAATAGCTAATAAATACAATCCTCCTCTATTGGAAATTATTACAATACCTATTGAAGATAATAAAAGCGGATACTTCACAAAAGATGGTATACCCACAGTAGTAAAACAAATGGAAAACATGACTGTAACTGTTATCGGACCGGGATTATCTACAAAAGGCGACGCGGTTGAATTATTAGATGCAATTGCAGAGCATGCAAAAATGCCTATTATAATAGATGCTGATGGATTAAATGCACTGGCGCTTAATTTAAATATTTTGAAAAAGCTAAAAGTACCGACTGTTATTACACCACATCCGGGAGAAATGTCACGTCTTACAGGAATAAGTGTGCAGGAAGTGCAAAATAACAGAATTGATATTACCCGTGATTTCGCTGCAAAGTGGAAAGTTATTACGGTATTAAAAGGTTCCAGGACAATAGTTGCTTTACCGGATGGGGAGGCCTATATTAATCTTACAGGTAATCCGGGTATGGCAACAGCAGGTTCCGGAGATGTATTAACAGGTATTATTGCCGGTTTGATAGGCCAGGGTATTAAACCTGAAGAGGCTGCCATAGCAGGTGTATATCTCCATGGCTTTGCAGGAGACCGGGTAGCGGATGTTAAAGGAATATACGGACTGATTGCAAGTGATATTATAAATGAACTTCCATACGCCATAAAAGCTGTTAAAGAAGGCACATAG
- a CDS encoding DUF4330 domain-containing protein, producing the protein MIIDDKGRLFGKVSIIDIIAVLVLVVVGILAYKFILPSSSGYLAPKNDTLHIVFYEEEVNSFTANRVKIGDVASERLQNADFGKVIDVKVDKSVSWGESSEGEFIISNKEGFSSIYITMEAKGILDRNGIIIDKAQYYIGQYITLYVGDCALYGIIYSAEKK; encoded by the coding sequence GTGATTATTGATGATAAGGGCAGATTATTTGGAAAAGTAAGTATAATAGATATTATTGCTGTATTAGTTCTTGTAGTGGTAGGAATATTGGCATATAAATTTATTTTACCTTCTTCTTCGGGCTATTTGGCTCCCAAAAATGATACATTACATATCGTATTTTATGAAGAAGAAGTAAACAGTTTTACCGCCAACAGGGTTAAAATCGGGGACGTTGCCAGTGAACGCCTTCAGAATGCTGATTTTGGCAAAGTGATTGATGTGAAGGTTGACAAGTCGGTATCCTGGGGAGAATCAAGCGAGGGAGAATTTATTATTTCCAACAAGGAAGGTTTTTCATCCATTTATATTACAATGGAAGCAAAAGGTATACTTGATCGAAACGGAATAATTATTGATAAAGCTCAGTATTATATTGGTCAGTATATAACATTGTATGTTGGAGATTGTGCATTATATGGAATCATATATAGTGCTGAGAAGAAATAA
- a CDS encoding DUF4330 domain-containing protein, with translation MVANNSKSRKIGIIDVAILVAILAVVVGVGYRYVKGKAASSNTVKTQDLIIEYYCEEVPESAAKAIKVGDPVRESLQNASFGNVTDIVVDKSVSWARNIKGELVKTTREGYASVTITMNGKGVIGSNGVTIDKANYYVGQTVTLYVGNSMISNGRISDIKIKE, from the coding sequence ATGGTTGCAAATAATAGCAAAAGCAGGAAAATAGGAATAATAGATGTAGCTATATTAGTTGCTATACTCGCTGTTGTTGTAGGAGTAGGATATAGATATGTTAAGGGTAAGGCTGCTAGTTCTAATACTGTTAAAACACAGGATTTAATAATTGAGTATTACTGCGAAGAAGTTCCTGAATCGGCGGCCAAAGCTATAAAAGTAGGAGACCCGGTAAGAGAATCCCTTCAAAATGCCAGCTTTGGAAATGTTACCGATATTGTGGTTGACAAGTCGGTTTCATGGGCGAGAAATATCAAGGGTGAATTGGTAAAGACAACCAGAGAAGGTTATGCATCCGTTACCATTACAATGAATGGAAAAGGTGTAATAGGAAGCAATGGCGTAACAATAGATAAAGCTAATTATTATGTAGGACAGACGGTAACCCTCTACGTCGGGAATTCGATGATAAGTAATGGCAGAATTAGCGATATTAAGATAAAGGAGTAA
- the murJ gene encoding murein biosynthesis integral membrane protein MurJ → MKSTAKSIGIVMIITVFSRLLSLVSSMVYITYYGISLEMDIYSYAIQLPNIIFTSLGSALAYIVIPIFAGYIGTDQKDRAFKFADNVITISSLFTLILSITGIIVAPAILALTRFRDQGYDFALISVRIMFPVMIFYGLSFIFQGMLQSFGNYNMPALISVPSSLTVILYVYIFGSRFGIKGLLVATFIGLMFQALILVPSIWRAGYRYKPSVQFGNKDVKEALRLAPAVVVSASAYQLNMLFNTTLSANFKDTVSIMTTVQNLVLYAILAFVYSVTSVVFPKLTMMAARNDMEGFKNNLLNVINLIIYFLVPATAGFIAVSRQLFDLLYGWGRVTAGNVSLAGSFLALYALGITGIGIKEVIDRAFYSLKDTKKPAINGVIIMTVNVIASLTLIKLADFFGLPKAFGIPAGYSVSAITGAIVLIRMIKKKIGNFGGKEVTLTYIKIVAASVIMFIAIIPISHMVNSYATGSTVLHKGIRLMVPTVVGALVYFTATYFLKVQQVTNIISGIKGWAKKALINKKN, encoded by the coding sequence ATGAAAAGCACTGCCAAATCAATAGGAATAGTAATGATAATAACTGTTTTTTCAAGGTTGTTATCTCTTGTAAGCAGTATGGTATATATCACATACTATGGAATATCTCTTGAAATGGATATATATTCCTATGCCATCCAATTGCCCAATATTATATTTACAAGCCTTGGAAGCGCACTGGCATATATAGTTATTCCAATTTTTGCAGGGTACATTGGAACTGACCAGAAGGACAGAGCCTTTAAATTCGCTGATAATGTTATTACTATATCCTCATTATTTACATTAATACTATCAATAACCGGTATAATCGTAGCACCCGCTATACTGGCACTTACCCGGTTTCGGGACCAAGGATATGATTTTGCACTAATTTCTGTTAGAATTATGTTCCCGGTAATGATTTTCTATGGTCTAAGTTTCATATTCCAGGGGATGCTGCAATCCTTTGGTAATTATAATATGCCGGCGCTTATTAGTGTTCCAAGCAGTCTTACAGTTATATTGTATGTTTATATTTTTGGAAGCAGGTTTGGAATCAAAGGATTACTTGTAGCTACATTCATCGGACTTATGTTTCAGGCATTAATTCTTGTTCCTTCAATATGGAGAGCGGGTTATAGATACAAGCCTTCAGTTCAGTTCGGAAATAAGGATGTAAAAGAAGCATTAAGGCTTGCACCTGCAGTTGTTGTTTCTGCATCGGCCTATCAGCTGAATATGTTGTTTAATACAACTTTATCAGCCAATTTCAAGGATACTGTATCAATTATGACAACTGTACAGAACCTTGTATTATATGCAATTTTAGCTTTTGTATATTCAGTGACTTCAGTTGTTTTCCCGAAACTTACAATGATGGCGGCAAGGAATGATATGGAAGGATTTAAGAATAACCTTCTTAACGTTATTAATCTGATTATATATTTTCTTGTACCAGCAACTGCAGGCTTTATAGCTGTTAGCAGGCAGTTATTTGATTTACTTTATGGCTGGGGCAGGGTAACTGCCGGAAATGTATCCCTTGCGGGGAGTTTTCTGGCTCTATACGCTCTTGGGATAACAGGTATAGGAATAAAGGAGGTTATCGACAGAGCTTTTTATTCTTTAAAAGATACTAAAAAACCTGCTATAAACGGTGTAATAATAATGACAGTTAATGTTATTGCAAGTCTGACCTTGATAAAACTGGCAGATTTTTTCGGGTTGCCAAAGGCCTTTGGTATTCCGGCGGGGTATTCAGTTTCTGCAATTACTGGTGCTATAGTTTTGATACGTATGATTAAAAAGAAAATTGGAAATTTCGGAGGAAAAGAAGTAACTTTAACTTATATTAAGATTGTTGCTGCAAGTGTAATAATGTTTATAGCCATAATACCTATAAGCCATATGGTTAACAGTTATGCGACAGGCAGCACGGTGCTTCATAAAGGAATCCGGCTGATGGTACCAACTGTTGTGGGAGCGCTGGTTTATTTCACAGCTACATATTTTTTAAAAGTACAGCAAGTTACAAATATAATTAGCGGAATAAAGGGGTGGGCCAAAAAGGCACTGATAAATAAAAAAAATTAA